One window of the Lacerta agilis isolate rLacAgi1 chromosome 17, rLacAgi1.pri, whole genome shotgun sequence genome contains the following:
- the SPINDOC gene encoding spindlin interactor and repressor of chromatin-binding protein isoform X1, which translates to MALKAEAPLLDYLSVSLKCKKEKEKVAAGHLLPSCPPVRPDGPHTDPVDRGERLVVIPVAEVGPEEAGSSWSQEYLIAESSGGSQPVCMVCGGSLNASGPVAARKHILEHHAHSLDFSLEEKRNILEAWSEGVVLPEPEPQPSPAGDPGKRKQLAEIEVLLDSEEQQPASRKRGHLRARCDPERRSQGQQRRHSLSAIKDTTKQPSKTTGKEWLSECGVPGSAPAEIRIFTDGTFPAGFALKLYCRTQPEPPQDSEAKPGPRKRAVDRNCSVSLLRLHSTDPPSRQLCPPRNPAPQALANSPGSNAKDCNAKPRQQRATAGSKDAPLLAKSFNPTWRARFLVDFDAAANHLVCMVCEYPLRRICLATVKQHILQCHAETLHLPREVRRTIREVWESRGQSPSAAPRK; encoded by the exons ATGGCACTGAAGGCAGAAGCTCCCCTCTTGGACTACCTCAGTGTCTCTTTGAAGTgcaaaaaggagaaggagaaagtggCCGCAGGGCATCTGCTCCCCAGCTGCCCCCCAGTCAGGCCGGATGGACCCCACACAGATCCCGTGGACAGAG GAGAGCGGCTGGTTGTAATCCCGGTGGCCGAGGTCGGCCCAGAAGAGGCGGGCAGCTCCTGGAGTCAGGAGTACCTGATTGCCGAGAGCTCAGGGGGCAGCCAGCCAGTGTGTATGGTGTGCGGCGGCAGCCTGAATGCCTCGGGGCCTGTGGCCGCCCGCAAACACATTCTGGAGCATCACGCCCACTCTTTGGACTTCAGCTTGGAAGAGAAGCGCAACATCCTGGAAGCCTGGAGCGAAGGGGTGGTGCTTCCTGAGCCAGAGCCACAACCTTCCCCTGCAG GCGACCCCGGCAAGAGGAAGCAGCTGGCTGAGATAGAGGTGCTCCTCGATTCGGAGGAGCAGCAGCCGGCGAGTCGGAAGCGTGGGCACCTGAGAGCGCGCTGCG ACCCTGAACGGCGATCACAAGGCCAGCAGAGGCGGCACAGCTTGAGCGCCATCAAAGACACGACCAAGCAGCCCAGCAAGACCACAG GGAAGGAATGGCTCTCTGAATGTGGGGTCCCAGGCTCGGCACCTGCTGAAATCCGTATCTTCACGGATGGCACTTTCCCAGCCGGCTTTGCCTTGAAACTGTACTGCCGGACTCAACCGG AACCACCCCAGGACTCTGAAGCAAAGCCAGGCCCAAGAAAGAGAGCAGTGG ATCGCAACTGCTCCGTGTCTCTACTTCGGCTCCACTCCACGGATCCTCCTTCCCGCCAGCTCTGCCCACCACGGAACCCTGCCCCTCAGGCCCTGGCCAACTCCCCCGGCAGCAACGCCAAAGATTGCAACGCTAAGCCCCGCCAGCAGCGGGCGACAGCGGGCAGCAAGGACGCCCCTCTCCTGGCCAAGAGCTTCAACCCCACCTGGCGCGCCCGCTTCCTCGTGGACTTTGACGCCGCAGCCAACCACCTGGTCTGCATGGTGTGCGAGTATCCTCTGCGCCGCATCTGCCTGGCCACCGTCAAGCAGCACATCCTCCAGTGCCACGCTGAGACCCTCCACCTCCCACGGGAGGTCCGCCGCACCATCCGCGAAGTCTGGGAGAGCAGGGGCCAGTCCCCTTCTGCGGCCCCCAGGAAGTGA
- the C17H11orf95 gene encoding uncharacterized protein C11orf95 homolog gives MEQPPSLCIKLEPQDPEESLFPEEAADSQSSGELRSGHSLRPSGNGLVRGTAVKDPSSLLSGGRKYSDHCEERASRPGKSRIPGRDHRRYYHEHWRAEYLMDFNAARHGMICMVCGSSLATLKLSTIKRHIRQKHPYSLAWSAHEKEVIMNSWDAHLGLEAESDGAREHPNAPEVQEGGHGGEFPLSSSRRRRRGPGPLSSRGGRRPSGLSLKASPGGEEQNLERYLKESLQSWFQSEFLMDYDPQGNRLFCMMCGSSLPSLNLDDIKRHVMDAHPSSLGFSPAEKASILETWNARAVVPPAEGTGEAPVEAESEPSPQDLTKKEVDPPTSPDQPTGEDGSEEAGAWDSEESGLPAPARGRDHRRYFQEHWRVEYLMDYNGLRHGLVCMVCGSSLATLKMSTIKRHIQQKHPDSTQLSHHVKALIVEEWNQKVARLVDAEDSLPETDGEADRVESQQACNPPLSPEESQEGGTMPAGEEEEEEEEAPAAGRLAPSQQSSEAASSLAGAPSRRGQRRNYQPRWRVEYLMDYDEQRHGLVCMVCGGTLATLKVSTIKRHILQVHRFSLEFTALEKQTILDAYAENGPAQNPRHLGTKTSPSPDSEPADIKPSVQGAGKMGFGYNLPVCTV, from the exons ATGGAGCAGCCCCCCAGCCTTTGCATCAAGCTCGAGCCCCAGGATCCAG AAGAGTCGCTGTTCCCAGAAGAGGCGGCCGATTCGCAAAGCAGCGGCGAGCTGCGCTCCGGACACTCCCTGCGGCCCTCTGGGAACGGCCTCGTGCGAGGGACAGCCGTCAAGGAcccctcttccctcctctccGGAGGGCGCAAGTACTCGGATCACTGCGAGGAGCGGGCGTCGAGGCCCGGCAAGAGCCGCATCCCCGGGCGCGACCACCGGCGCTACTACCATGAGCACTGGAGGGCAGAGTACCTGATGGACTTCAACGCTGCCCGGCATGGCATGATTTGCATGGTCTGCGGCAGCTCTCTGGCCACCCTCAAGCTCAGCACCATCAAAAGGCACATTCGCCAGAAGCACCCGTACTCCCTGGCCTGGAGCGCCCACGAGAAGGAGGTCATCATGAACAGCTGGGACGCCCACCTGGGCCTCGAGGCAGAGAGTGACGGAGCCAGAGAGCACCCCAATGCGCCCGAGGTTCAGGAGGGGGGCCACG GTGGAGAATTTCCGCTGAGTAGCAGCCGCAGGAGGCGCCGTGGCCCAGGACCCCTCTCCTCCCGTGGGGGGCGGCGGCCGTCCGGCCTGTCCTTGAAAGCCTCCCCGGGAGGGGAAGAGCAGAACTTGGAGCGCTACCTGAAAGAGTCCCTGCAGAGCTGGTTCCAGTCTGAGTTCCTGATGGACTACGACCCTCAGGGCAACCGCCTCTTCTGCATGATGTGCGGCTCTTCGCTGCCCAGCCTCAACTTGGATGACATCAAGAGGCACGTCATGGACGCCCACCCCAGCTCGCTTGGCTTCAGCCCCGCCGAGAAGGCCAGCATCCTGGAGACTTGGAACGCCCGGGCCGTGGTCCCGCCTGCCGAGGGCACAGGGGAGGCACCAGTGG AGGCAGAGTCCGAGCCCTCCCCGCAGGACCTGACGAAGAAGGAGGTGGACCCTCCCACGTCTCCAGACCAGCCTACTGGCGAGGACGGCTCCGAGGAGGCCGGCGCTTGGGACTCGGAAGAGAGCGGCCTTCCCGCCCCGGCCCGGGGGAGGGACCACCGCCGCTACTTCCAGGAGCACTGGCGGGTGGAGTACTTGATGGACTACAACGGGTTGCGCCACGGCCTGGTGTGCATGGTGTGCGGGAGCTCCTTGGCCACGCTCAAGATGAGCACCATCAAGAGGCACATTCAGCAGAAGCACCCGGACTCCACCCAGCTGAGCCACCACGTCAAGGCCCTCATCGTGGAGGAGTGGAACCAGAAGGTGGCCCGCCTGGTGGACGCGGAAGACTCCTTGCCCGAAACGGACGGCGAGGCAGACAGGG TGGAATCTCAGCAGGCTTGCAACCCCCCTTTGTCCCCTGAGGAATCTCAAGAGGGCGGGACAATGCctgcaggagaggaagaagaagaagaggaagaggccccCGCAGCAGGAAGACTAGCTCCCTCTCAGCAATCCTCGGAGGCTGCGTCTTCGCTGGCAGGTGCCCCGTCCCGGCGGGGTCAGCGCCGGAACTACCAGCCGCGCTGGCGGGTAGAGTACCTAATGGATTACGACGAGCAGCGGCACGGGCTGGTGTGTATGGTGTGCGGGGGCACGTTGGCGACCCTTAAAGTCAGCACCATCAAGCGGCACATCCTTCAGGTCCACCGGTTCTCCCTGGAGTTCACGGCGCTGGAGAAACAGACCATCCTCGATGCCTACGCCGAAAACGGGCCGGCTCAGAATCCCAGGCACCTGGGCACAAAGACCTCCCCCAGCCCGGACTCTGAGCCTGCCGACATCAAGCCAAGTGTCCAAGGTGCAGGGAAAATGGGGTTTGGTTACAATTTGCCAGTATGTACGGTGTAG
- the SPINDOC gene encoding spindlin interactor and repressor of chromatin-binding protein isoform X2 — protein sequence MALKAEAPLLDYLSVSLKCKKEKEKVAAGHLLPSCPPVRPDGPHTDPVDRGERLVVIPVAEVGPEEAGSSWSQEYLIAESSGGSQPVCMVCGGSLNASGPVAARKHILEHHAHSLDFSLEEKRNILEAWSEGVVLPEPEPQPSPADPERRSQGQQRRHSLSAIKDTTKQPSKTTGKEWLSECGVPGSAPAEIRIFTDGTFPAGFALKLYCRTQPEPPQDSEAKPGPRKRAVDRNCSVSLLRLHSTDPPSRQLCPPRNPAPQALANSPGSNAKDCNAKPRQQRATAGSKDAPLLAKSFNPTWRARFLVDFDAAANHLVCMVCEYPLRRICLATVKQHILQCHAETLHLPREVRRTIREVWESRGQSPSAAPRK from the exons ATGGCACTGAAGGCAGAAGCTCCCCTCTTGGACTACCTCAGTGTCTCTTTGAAGTgcaaaaaggagaaggagaaagtggCCGCAGGGCATCTGCTCCCCAGCTGCCCCCCAGTCAGGCCGGATGGACCCCACACAGATCCCGTGGACAGAG GAGAGCGGCTGGTTGTAATCCCGGTGGCCGAGGTCGGCCCAGAAGAGGCGGGCAGCTCCTGGAGTCAGGAGTACCTGATTGCCGAGAGCTCAGGGGGCAGCCAGCCAGTGTGTATGGTGTGCGGCGGCAGCCTGAATGCCTCGGGGCCTGTGGCCGCCCGCAAACACATTCTGGAGCATCACGCCCACTCTTTGGACTTCAGCTTGGAAGAGAAGCGCAACATCCTGGAAGCCTGGAGCGAAGGGGTGGTGCTTCCTGAGCCAGAGCCACAACCTTCCCCTGCAG ACCCTGAACGGCGATCACAAGGCCAGCAGAGGCGGCACAGCTTGAGCGCCATCAAAGACACGACCAAGCAGCCCAGCAAGACCACAG GGAAGGAATGGCTCTCTGAATGTGGGGTCCCAGGCTCGGCACCTGCTGAAATCCGTATCTTCACGGATGGCACTTTCCCAGCCGGCTTTGCCTTGAAACTGTACTGCCGGACTCAACCGG AACCACCCCAGGACTCTGAAGCAAAGCCAGGCCCAAGAAAGAGAGCAGTGG ATCGCAACTGCTCCGTGTCTCTACTTCGGCTCCACTCCACGGATCCTCCTTCCCGCCAGCTCTGCCCACCACGGAACCCTGCCCCTCAGGCCCTGGCCAACTCCCCCGGCAGCAACGCCAAAGATTGCAACGCTAAGCCCCGCCAGCAGCGGGCGACAGCGGGCAGCAAGGACGCCCCTCTCCTGGCCAAGAGCTTCAACCCCACCTGGCGCGCCCGCTTCCTCGTGGACTTTGACGCCGCAGCCAACCACCTGGTCTGCATGGTGTGCGAGTATCCTCTGCGCCGCATCTGCCTGGCCACCGTCAAGCAGCACATCCTCCAGTGCCACGCTGAGACCCTCCACCTCCCACGGGAGGTCCGCCGCACCATCCGCGAAGTCTGGGAGAGCAGGGGCCAGTCCCCTTCTGCGGCCCCCAGGAAGTGA